From the Ipomoea triloba cultivar NCNSP0323 chromosome 8, ASM357664v1 genome, the window GTTGCTTGAGCTTgctttgatgtttttttttgtttctgttAGCTTTACTTGGTTGAATCGGCTTGCTTTATTGGAATAGTATTGTTTTTGGGGGAAAATAAGCTCTGAgatgttttgttttgattttaaatGGTTGCTTGAAGCTTAATCTTTGTTGCTTGTGTTTGGAATTTTGATGTTTTATGATGGAAGTTTTGTTCCGAAATGGAATGTGGTGAATttctgttttatttatttatttatttaaattttgtgatTTCTGGTTTAGGTGTTTGATTCATTGATTGTTAATCTGacagttttttttgttttttttttgtttttttttttttgtgattgttAGAAATTCAGTGAGAATCTGAAGGCTGTGTGGGAGTGGTGATTGAAATGGGGAGTAATTTGAACTTCAAGAACTTTGGTAATGAGCAGTTGGGGGATGGTGGGGGAAGGCAGGCGAGTTTTGGGCTGGTGAGGCAGCCGTCGGTTTATTCCTTGACTTTTGATGAGTTTCAGAGCGCGGTGGGGTGTGGGATTGGGAAGGATTTTGGGTCAATGAACATGGATGAGTTGCTGAAGAATATTTGGAGTGCTGAGGAGAATCAGACCATGGGATCAGCTAGTGGTGGGCAGCAACAGAACAGTGGTCCTAGTGGGTATTTGCAGAGACAAGGGTCTTTGACATTGCCAAGAACTCTGAGTCAGAAGACTGTTGATGAGGTTTGGAGGGATATAATGAAGGAATATTGTGTTGAGAAAGATGGGAGTGGCGGTGGtagtggcggtggtggtggtggtggtggtgttggggGCTCGAATACGCCTCAGAGGCAGCAGACTTTGGGAGAGATGACCCTTGAGGAGTTCTTGTCTAAAGCTGGGGTTGTGAGGGAAGAGACACAGATGGCTGGACAGGTTACTAATGGTGGAGGAGTATTTGGGGATTTGGTGAGTAATACCGGGCTAGGGTTTGGGTATCAGCAGGCTGGGCAGAACAACGCGGGATTGATGGGCGGTAGGATGCCTGAAAACAACCCTAATTTGATGTTGAACATGAGCCAGGCTAGGCCTTCTCAGCCACACCCCGGGACTTCACAATTGCAGcaacaccaacaccaacaaAAGGTTGAACAGCAAAAGATAGAAAgccaacaacaacaaaagatagagcagcagaaccaccaccaccaccaccagcaaCCGCTGTTTCCTAAGCAACCAACCTTGGCCTATGGTGCTCCAATGCCAATCCCCGCTAATGGTCAATTACGCAGTAATGGAATGAAGGGCGGGGTTATGGGAATTCCCGATGCTGCTGCAATCAATGGCAATCTAGTTCAAGGCTCCACCCTGCAGGGTGGAGGGATGGGTTTGGTAGGTTTAGGACCTGGGGGTGTTACCGTTGCTACAGGATCTCCAGCTGTTTCATCAGATGGGCTCACCAAGAGTAATGGCGATACGTCTTCTGTGTCGCCAGTTCCTTATGCTTTCAATGGAAATGTAAGGGGGAGGAAAAGCAGTGCACTGGAGAAGGTCGTTGAAAGGAGACAGAGGAGAATGATAAAAAATAGAGAGTCAGCTGCAAGATCAAGGGCCAGGAAGCAGGTACTGCAATATCGTCACTTGCTGTCTTGCTTGCATTATAGTAAAGTTTCCATTCATTAATATGATggtattatcaaattaaagaaagtttCAATTTAATTGTTCCATCTCGGGATTGAGTAGTAAAAAATGGTTTAAATGAAATACATAGTAGTCAAACTTACAGAATAGGAAGGGAAATTATTGCTTtgaggattattattattataacattcaACTTTTATTAGTTTATGTGACAAGATATGAAATTTTTTGAGAGGTTAAACATCTTGAAAAGTTTTAAGCATGTGATTTACATTTGCAACAAGGTCATATAAATGAGTATTGACAACTTGTACAAACAAAACTCATAATCAGCTATAGAATGGCTGGTGCCTTCATCATTATTATTCTACATAACTGCAAGAAACTCTACTAAACAAACACTTAACTTTCCTTTGCTTAAGAATGTGATCAAGAATCAATATTTTAGTTGCAAATAAGTTTCAGTGACTAGTGTCGGTCTGTTTAACTTCTTTCCAGGCATATACTATGGAGTTAGAAGCAGAAGTTGCAAAACTAAAAGAAGAAAACCAAGAACTACGTAAGAAACAGGTAAGTGTTGAATTTGTTATGTGATTCGTTTATGTATGAACACTTTTATATATCCTTTTGCTGACATGAATATGTACATTGTTGTTGCTGCAGGCGGAGATGATGGAAATGCAGAAAAATCAGGTACaccaaattttatatatactgcttcttggtttatcttttatttgtacatttaatGGGGATGGGATACAAACCCAAGCCTACTACCTAGCCAGGGGTTTAACTTAATATTAAGCTAAAACCAAATTCTGAAGTTTCCTAGGACAggttgtgtgtttgtgtgtattATTCATTCAGAAAATATTGGAGTTAACTTCTGGGGGCTAAGTAGTTAGCACGTAGAACAAAAGATTGCCATCGTGCTCAGAAGTGGTAAACTAGAATATCTTTTCCTATGTGGTGAGTTGGAGATCAAACTGCCAGAAATTTGGCTTTCATAATttagttgaaacttgaaaggtaTATCCAGACACTTATTAGATGAGAAGGTGTTGGTTAAAAGTCACAAAAGATAAAATAGATGATTGTAAAGCTGGGAAGATTCAATACTAACATTGGTTTAAAGGAAAAAGCTGTTAGGATGGGTAGAAAGTGAGATGCAAGAAATGATAGAGAAAATCGGAGGAAATTTTGTGTTTGGGTGAGAGGAAAGGCGGAGAGAGTCATGTATTGAGAAACGAGAGAGGAGTAAGGTCATGTGTATACTATGCattagtattttcaaaatgacTTTCACTTTTGTCATCTCAGATCAATTCATGAATTTCTTATGACTTAAGCCGAAGATTAGTTTGGCAAAGATTAAAATTCTTAGCTTCTGATCATTCATCTTGTAGTATTAGAGTCAATGCTGTCTAATTTGATTATCGACCAGTCTGCATAATCAACATAGTGTTATGTACTGATACACAATATTTCTGGAACTATCACAACAACAGCCTTGTTATTGTATCCAATCAATTAAACTTCTTCAATTTATTCAAACTGTATTATGACTGCAGGTTCTTGAGATGATGAATCTTCAGCGTGGAGCTAAAAGGCGATGCCTCAGACGCACACAGACAAGTCCATGGTAGAAGCAGTGCAGGCATTGATTGTTGCTGGGATATATCTAAATCGAGTTTAGGCATTCGTAAATATGGAAATGAATCATATATTCACTTTAAATCAGAAGAGTTATCAGTCTCTTTTTCtgtagttatttttttttttttttgaatttttacttgGAATCTGCCTTGTTTACACTGCACATAGGCAGGCAATTTAGAATATCTAGTTGAATGGATATATAGATTATTTAGGTCTGCAATATTGTTCCTATACTAGAAGATATCTAGTACGGAGTACTAGTTTTCTGCTTCAACAGCCTTAAATAGGATTAggataatggtcaaataagtgtTTCTACTATTTAAGAAAATTCaattaagattttcaaaaataaaaataaaaataaaaaattcaattaagactcttgaattaaacaaaaaaaaaaatcaattaaacacATGAACCTAGAAAAAAAACGTGTAATTAGTTATTTTGACCTATCATTTTAgataaataaatttcacatcAGTATATTTTAGCAAGATTGTAAAAATCGTTAGGTGTTCTCatgtcttttttttattatttaaattttattatttttattttttaagataaaGATTATGAAGATTATGGTGACCATAAACTCAAATTAACATTATGAAGTAAGTCTAACCGTCTAAGAGATATTTTAGGATATTATTCCTTTAAAGAAGCATGTTGTTACTCttgataaaaaaaagttattacataacaaaataaagaattactcaatacaaaataaagaagtGTGTTGTAACTGGTGCCAAAACTTTGTCTCCAAGATTTATCACTTGTACCAATTGCTCAAGTTAATCACCTAATGTCTTGTGGGTTCATCTAATTGTATAAATGACATTCCACCTTTACATTAGGACTTGCAAAGTTATTATGAATAAATAGTACTCCTTAGCCTGCTCTACTCAACTTGAAATTTTTAAGTTAGATCACGGAGTGTCCTGAGCAGACTCTATTAGCGTATGAGACACCTTTAAGCCTATAACATACTCAAACTAATACCCAACTCAAGCAATTTAATACAATTACCTTAAATTAATTGCTTTGTTCCCTTTATCATTTATCATTAAACTAGttcatatttttttgagttaaacTAGTTCATATTTAATATGCAACATTTATTACAATATATTACCCCATACCCCAAATTGATCTAAAACCGATAAAATAATGACATTGACGAAAATTAAACTACCTAGACAAAAAGATGGCGTTTTTGAAAttgaacataataataataaaaagagttaattccagcaatggtcccctgactatgttgattttccaaaattggtccccgtcttttaatttggacaatttagacaCTTGACTTTCGAATTCTTTCCAATCTTGGTCCTTCCGTCAAATGAAGGTTAAGTGAAAGTTAAATTAAGGGGTAAAGTAGTCATTTCAATGCTTAGTGTATAACTCCATGTCTTTCTCCCTTCCTTGTTATACATGGGCATTTGTTTAATGGTGACAATAGTTCCGGCGAGAGGGAATGGAGCACTGATCAACTTGAGAGTGTTCTTCTTGGGGACGAAGATGAACTCATGCACACTGCTATCACCGCGGGTTTGTCGTAGTTCCGGCGAGAGATGGTTGTTGGCGTTTCAGGTTGACCGACGACGACAATAGTTCCGGCGATGATCTAATGTTGAGCAGCGACGACGACAAAGATTTCATCGCCGGCTTCACTCTCCCAAAGCCGTCCTTTCGCGCAATTATGCCCTAATTCGATCCATCGTCGGCTTCACTTTCCCAAAGCACCCAACAAGGTGACATTCCTTTCAATCGCCGCAAAGCCCTCCCACTCCGCCTCTGTAATCGCCGCAATAAGCCTTGGATTCTCTGAAATCTCACGCACCTCTCGCTGATCTCTCAATCGACCATCTCGATTGCAACACAAATCTCCAGATCAATTTATGTGCAAAAATCCCCTTGCTCACTACCTTGCGACTCAATTTCTGGGAATTAGTAATCACAATCAGATGCAAGATCAACAATCAAAGGTTGAATCCCGTGATTTTTGTGATTTACGTCGTCGGAAACCGCTCCGCCGTCGCTGACCCAGATCCCCTTTTCTCATTTTACTGACTTCGGCCGCCGATTTGGATCCTATATGAGAAGGGACGCAAACACGGTCGCCGCCCTCAACGCAGGATTGGAGTTCTCCGAAAGCATCTTACAATGGCGGACTCTTCAAGCGGCACTACATTGCAGACCCTTTTATTGTTTGGATGAAGATGAGTATGTAGCCAGGCTTAAGGGCTCGCTCATGTGGCTATCTGGTGCGGCCATAGCAACAGGGGATGTTCACCGGAGGCATAACAAGTTAAATGACTaatttaccccttcatttaACGTTCACTTAACTAGCTTTTGACGGAAGGACCAATATTGGAAAAAATTCGAAAGTCGAGtgtctaaattgtccaaattaaaagacggggaccaattttggaaaatcaacatagtaaagggaccattgctggaattaaataaaaatctccCCAATGTCATATGTTTTTGAAGAAAACACTTGTGAATATGCGTTTgacattttcttaaaatatatatttttaaaattttatctaatttaGAGCATCTCAAATAGGAGTTTTTGTTcaaattttgagaaatttttagcttatgtggaggagagagaatgtTTGGAGTTGCATGCAAGTGATGATTTTTTTTGCGTGGCCTGCAtgagagagaaaagggaaaagagtGGCGCAGTCGTGTGCGTGACCTGTACAAACAACGCCTAGCTGCTCGTGCTGGCGCGACCGTtgctttgtttatttgtttgttttttttttatttttaatttttcgcATAGACCgactaattaatatttttctcttttttcttcttcttatctCTTTTTCATCTCTCCTAATTGGCACATTAAAAACCACAAAAATCGCTACTATTGAAAATGCTGTAGAAagatcctatttttgtatccGTAATTCCATTTTATCTGATTTCAATTAAAATCCCCAAAATTGTTTTGTGCGCACGCAAAACAGCAAGCAATAACAGCTCACGCCAACAAAAGACGGCGACGTTACAGTCCTCTATAGCCAGGGTACTAAACGACGTAGTTGCGAATAAGTCCAGCTTTATTGACTCAAGTCGGGAGAGCACAAAAGGTACAAACATAACTTCCATTCTCCCATAGTATCGTAACTTGTAAGCTCTGCGTTTCGTTTCTCGTTCCGACAGAAATCTCAGAAGAAAGATGGGAAGCCCCGCCGTCGAAGAAGAAACGCCGGCAATCAAAGCTCTCGGCTCTCTCTTCAAGCTCACCGAAATCTATCTCTCGTACGTTTAATCGAAATTTTTGGCGATATAAGcatgttaattttgattttttttttcttcttcggAATAATACCTAAGTATTTACGGTTACAGGGATGATACTTCGTATGAAGTTCACCGATGCTTGGATTCTACGGAAGCTACGGTGAGCTATGCTAAGTTTACGTTTCTTATATTATTTCTATTGGATTGGTTACAGCTGATTTGGTGGTCGCAGTGAAAGTAAATGTTGAgttttagttgtttgatttttatttcatttattttttctgcGTAGAGAGCCATCCATGAAGATGCTGTTGATTCAAATATTAATTCGGAATTTGATTTCTTACCAGAAGATATGGAGCTTGCCAAACTGATGAGTGGAATGGGGCTCCCTATGTCATTCCACACCACGCAGGTAGCAtgttaaaaaattgttttcgcatatgcattttttttcttttgacagTTTGGTAAAAAATGATGCGACTTGTTACTTGTTAGCCTGAGTGCCTGACATTGGTTTAATGTTTAATGTATCCTGCTTTAGGAATGGTGAAAATGTGAGTGAATTTGAAGTTAAGAGCACTGTTATTTTACTTTGCGATTTATTTGTGTTGTGCCAGTGCATATGGCCTGCATAGATTGAACTCCTAGGGAACTTATAGTGGATAATCTATTTTACgaaatttttttgaaacatgATGACAGtcctaaaattttttattgGAAAATGCACCTTTTCAAATTGACACTTCTCTTTGTGTTTTCATCCCCTTGTGAGTAGTGGATATGGTGGATTGCAGTAGTCTAGATATTAAGGCTATTCATTTGTATAcctagatttttattttaattcatctgatgatttgattatttttgtttCCATAGAGGAATGGAACACCTGGAGGAAAGAGAAAGCAAAAGAAGAAGCATACAGTTTCCACTCAAGATGGTGTGCAAGAGCCTATAGAAGAAAGGGTGGGTGGGTATGCATCTTCTACAATTCTGCACACAAGTGAATCATTGTCTTGCTTGTTAATAGGAAGAGAGAGTGAATTGCCAACCTTTGATAATGCAGCTAGTGTTGATGAGGTTTGTCATATCCCTGCTAGAGTGAAAGATTCAATCAGCTCAACTTTGTCTAGTGCTAAATCTacaatttatgaatttattccCAGTGATCTTGGGCAGGACCAAGAATTGAATTCCAAGTCTACATGTCATGATATTTTACTAAGAGAAGACACTGGAGTTATGGAGCACTTATCTTTAGATGGGATAGTTGGTGCTGTATGTGATAGCAAGGACCTAACAGGAGACCACATGGAGTCTATCTGTGTGGAGTCCACCTTAGCAGTTAACCATGATGGTAGAAGTGTTTTTGGTGATTGGAAGGTGTATTGGGACAACTTTTACTCGAGGAACTACTTTTATAATCTTATTTCACAAGAATGTACATGGGACCCACCTCCAGGAATGGAAGAGCTAGTGTTTATTAATATCAAAGACAAGGCAACAGAACCAGAGAATGATACAGCTAACTTGGATGTCACTCTTGCTGGTTTTGAAGAATCTGCTGATCAGTTTCTTTCTTGTGGTGCACAACCTACTCATGACTTATTAGAAGAACACAAAGGGGATATTGGATTGTTAGTTCAACAGCTTCATGATTCAATTGGAGATGAACTTGAATGTACATGGGACCCGCCTCCAGAAATAGAAGAGCTAGAGTTTATTAATATTGCAGATAAGGCAACAGATCCAGAGAATGATATAGCTAACTTGGATGTGACTCTTGCTGGTTTTGAAGAATCTGCTGATCAGTTTATTTCTCGTGGTGCACAACCTACTCTTGACTTATCAGAAGAACACAAAGGGGATATTGGATTGTTAGATCAACAGCTTCATGATTCAATTGGAGATGAACTTGAATGTACATGGGACCCACCTCCAGAAATAGAAGAGCTAGTGTTTATTAACATCACAGATAAGGCAACAGAGCCAGAGAATGATATTGCTAACTTGGATGTCACCCTTTATGGTTTTGAAGAATCTGCTGATCAGCTTCTTTCTTGTGGTACACAACCTATTCTTGACTTATCAGAAGAACACCAAGGGGATATTAAATTGTTAGATCAACAGCTTCATGATTCAGTTGGGGATGAACTTGTTGCTGACATTTCCTGTCACACCAGttctgcaaaaagaaaaaagaaatcaagGAGAGTGAAGTCCAAACAGAATTTATCCATAGGAAGTGGAGGTATGTCAGTTGTTCAGATCTCTTTTACTCTTTTAGAGTTTTAGTCACTGAGTCTACAAGTAAAATGTTTTATATCTCCTTAACCTATCTTTTTCTCCAACAGAGTTTCAATTCCCATCGATAATTGAAGGGTTTTATCCTGGTTTGAGTAAATACTGGTGTCAAAGGTAtagattattttcaaaatatgatGAAGGCATTCAAATGGATGAAGAAGGATGGTTCTCTGTTACTCCTGAGTCCTTAGCAAAGCATCATGCAGATCGTTGTGCAAATGGTACTATAGTTGATTTCTTCACTGGAGTTGGTGGAAATGCAATCCAATTTGCACAAAGGTGAGCATTCTGATTTCTCTTCTTCCTATTATTTCAAGCCCTAATTTCCCTAATGGTTAAAATTGCACCATTACATATCtctaatgtattaaaaaatgtaaagacTGTTTTACTGAAATTAGAGAGCTGGTAAGAATGCTGTGAATTACACCTTTGTTGATTTAATAACATAGTTTCTCTCTTTCTACAATCTACATTCTGAAGTTAATTGGGACTAAATCCTGGAATTCCTGTCTATTCTGGCTAAGGCATGTTAGGCATGCTTCAGATGTCCATTATTTAGTAATGATGGAACTGTATCGATAATGCTTTATATTCTTTCTAGCCATTGCTTTTGGTTTCCTTTGAAGTTTTATCACACTACTGACACATTATTTTGAGTAAAAAGGGCATGCCAGACATTGCCAATGCTCAGGCATCttgcttatttttattttcatttttaattttacctcACAAGGACAATGATTTACATTGcttctttaatttgcatataGCAGAAAACTCTGGATATCTCTATTACTCTCTGTTTGCTGTAAAGAACTTTCAACATTAGTTTGTGACTTTCATACCTAACCCTTTTCAGGTGTAGACATGTAATTGCGATCGATATTGATCCGAAGAAAATTGACTATGCACAACATAATGCAGCCATCTATGGAGTTAGTGACCAGATAGATTTCATTCGAGGAGATTCCTTTACATTGGCTCCAATGTTGAAGGTATTAATTTCTTTGTCCCATTATTCTGTGTCTGTTTGGATGTCTAATTTGCATTAGATATTTGAAATAGATGCAGAGTTTAAATAATTGCTGATTGTATATGCCCTTCTGGCATGTAGGAATTGTTATTGACTTTGTGATATTCCCGAAATATCCTGCAGCTCTTTCACCTGCTGAAGTTGGTGGTCTTAAAGGCCATGTTATAATATTTACTTGAAGAGCTATTAACCATATTTATGGCACTACTTTCCattttcaaatgaatatatattagcTGCATTCATTCAATAAAGTTGGAGTAAAATTTATTTCTCCTCACTCATCCtatgttattgaaaaattgTGTTTGTCTCATTGCAGGTCGATGTAGTCTTCATGTCGCCACCATGGGGTGGACCTGATTATGCCAAGGTTAAGACATTTGACATCAAAACTATGCTTAAGCCACATGATGGGTATGTTTGCTTGACTTCGGCTGTATATGGCCTCTAGTCCTCTAACTTTGATAGTTACTTTCCTTTTCATAGTGACCATATCATTGTGTATCTAATTTGTCTATATCTATCAGgcattttctcttcaacattGCTACGAGAATTGCTCCTAAAGTTGTCATGTTCCTTCCTAAAACTGTTGATATCAACCAATTGGCTGAGCTTGCTTTATCCGTCAATCCACCATGGTCACTAGAGGTATTTGTCCTAAATCCTTTTCCATGGTTGCAAActtctatatatacaagggtctcCTAGATCTTATTTTTGTATCCATCTTCACAATAATATATTCTCTGATGGAAGGAGCTGTTACTGCCTTAAAAAGAATGGTTTGAGGAGTGTTGTGACATGTGGGGTGGTTGGAACAAAACAAGTGAATCATGAGGGACATTGAGGGTTGGTTGTTGCAGACtagtttttatttcttattcagATTAAGAGTTAATAGATTGTGCAATACAACTTTGATAGCCACTGCCCAAATGTGCGCACTGAGTGAAACACTTCTTGTGCCATACAACTTTGACAATGATGATTAATGCAACTTCTCTAGCAAGGGTTAATGATACACTTCATGCAATAAGTTATTTCACATGTTTAAATAACCCGAAAATCTGCAATTCTCCTTGGTTTTAAATGGCTGCGAATTGTACTATAATGCATATggaaatacggagtaacaaaaTATCTGTCCTCGCTATATAAATTTTAACTCTACCTTGTTTGTGGTCCTAGGTGGAGAAGAATTTCTTAAATGGCAAGCTGAAAGCAATCACGGCCTACTTCATTAAGTCTTCCTCATAGCAGACATGCGAGCCCAAGGTCAGCATCAAACCAAGACTTTACCTGGCTGGACCTACTGTAGTACTGGGAACATCTTTGTCTCTTCTCAATTCGtacatatgtattatgtattagCATTTAACAACATATTCGTGCACACACTTGTGTAATATGGAGTACATTAACTGTCAGTGTCAAATGGATGAACTAGCTCTTTTGATCAATATACACTGAGTAATTTAATTAGCGGACAAAATATAGAATTTAACAGTGTTTACTTTGATTCTTCATTTTCATGGACTAAACGTATTCTGtgttttctcattttttaatggaataattttttcaattagtatattttgaatatttttgggCTCAGATTGTAAATGTTATATTATTGGGGTAATCGTTATGTGGTGGTCCAAACTTTTTCTGCTCCTTTACAAGCTGCCAATATTAATAGTCATAATTAATCAAAAGATATTAATTAAGTGGgacaaatttaaatatatgatgtgaatgtaaaaaaaaaaaaagtctcaagTCTCCTAAAGAAATTTTACTTTATTGAGACTATGTttgaaaaaaaagttaaaccGGTAAAGatatatctttttatttttctttattttgcctTCTTAattgtaaacttttttttatacTCTATAGTTTTTTGTGATGTGGAAAAAAAACAAGAGACAACCTTTTATGCGAGTAAAAAGAATTAGAGAAGTCATGCACGATTGTGACTTACACACAACCAGCGTGGCTCACATTTGGTAGTTGCCAACTAAtgaccatttttctttttctaatttttattttgtattcctct encodes:
- the LOC116027511 gene encoding uncharacterized protein LOC116027511 isoform X5 — protein: MLGFYGSYDMELAKLMSGMGLPMSFHTTQRNGTPGGKRKQKKKHTVSTQDGVQEPIEERVGGYASSTILHTSESLSCLLIGRESELPTFDNAASVDEVCHIPARVKDSISSTLSSAKSTIYEFIPSDLGQDQELNSKSTCHDILLREDTGVMEHLSLDGIVGAVCDSKDLTGDHMESICVESTLAVNHDGRSVFGDWKVYWDNFYSRNYFYNLISQECTWDPPPGMEELVFINIKDKATEPENDTANLDVTLAGFEESADQFLSCGAQPTHDLLEEHKGDIGLLVQQLHDSIGDELECTWDPPPEIEELEFINIADKATDPENDIANLDVTLAGFEESADQFISRGAQPTLDLSEEHKGDIGLLDQQLHDSIGDELECTWDPPPEIEELVFINITDKATEPENDIANLDVTLYGFEESADQLLSCGTQPILDLSEEHQGDIKLLDQQLHDSVGDELVADISCHTSSAKRKKKSRRVKSKQNLSIGSGEFQFPSIIEGFYPGLSKYWCQRYRLFSKYDEGIQMDEEGWFSVTPESLAKHHADRCANGTIVDFFTGVGGNAIQFAQRCRHVIAIDIDPKKIDYAQHNAAIYGVSDQIDFIRGDSFTLAPMLKVDVVFMSPPWGGPDYAKVKTFDIKTMLKPHDGHFLFNIATRIAPKVVMFLPKTVDINQLAELALSVNPPWSLEVEKNFLNGKLKAITAYFIKSSS
- the LOC116027511 gene encoding uncharacterized protein LOC116027511 isoform X6, which translates into the protein MQLVLMSDLGQDQELNSKSTCHDILLREDTGVMEHLSLDGIVGAVCDSKDLTGDHMESICVESTLAVNHDGRSVFGDWKVYWDNFYSRNYFYNLISQECTWDPPPGMEELVFINIKDKATEPENDTANLDVTLAGFEESADQFLSCGAQPTHDLLEEHKGDIGLLVQQLHDSIGDELECTWDPPPEIEELEFINIADKATDPENDIANLDVTLAGFEESADQFISRGAQPTLDLSEEHKGDIGLLDQQLHDSIGDELECTWDPPPEIEELVFINITDKATEPENDIANLDVTLYGFEESADQLLSCGTQPILDLSEEHQGDIKLLDQQLHDSVGDELVADISCHTSSAKRKKKSRRVKSKQNLSIGSGEFQFPSIIEGFYPGLSKYWCQRYRLFSKYDEGIQMDEEGWFSVTPESLAKHHADRCANGTIVDFFTGVGGNAIQFAQRCRHVIAIDIDPKKIDYAQHNAAIYGVSDQIDFIRGDSFTLAPMLKVDVVFMSPPWGGPDYAKVKTFDIKTMLKPHDGHFLFNIATRIAPKVVMFLPKTVDINQLAELALSVNPPWSLEVEKNFLNGKLKAITAYFIKSSS